From the genome of Triticum aestivum cultivar Chinese Spring chromosome 3B, IWGSC CS RefSeq v2.1, whole genome shotgun sequence, one region includes:
- the LOC123064589 gene encoding LEAF RUST 10 DISEASE-RESISTANCEUS RECEPTOR-LIKE PROTEIN KINASE-like 1.2 has protein sequence MPPFQPLLLLLFLSSFLRLPPPAGAACSPKRCGDLNISYPFWLEENGQTPCGSPSFQLNCNGSQALLSRSMFGGYQVVQVFPENSSFVAVDNNLPLDDGCPKWWFNISVGIGLGPFVISKKNMELLVLDNCTEQQVTPPGFSRTRCADESFYRLGGEYGTHLDYRGDLPPACRLSVVPVLGFPGGDGYVPSMRQGFLLEWTVPSDDCPKCEASGGQCRYANDGTGFSCHCSGDVYPEKCGDSGKTSIKFIIVGAVAGFAAFLAFVLFALYQRKKSIQAVASNEFTRSGSSMTAYSKDLELGGSPHIFSFEELEVATDGFSASRELGDGGFGTVYKGKLKDGRVVAVKRLYKNNYRRVEQFLNEVDILSRLLHQNLVILYGCTSRMSRDLILVYEFIANGTVADHLHGSLSAKRGLTWPLRLNIAIETAEALTYLHAVEIIHRDVKTTNILLDNNFHVKVADFGLSRLFPLEVTHVSTVPQGTPGYVDPVYHQCYKLTDKSDVYSFGVVLVELISSKPAVDMSRSHSEINLANMALNRIQNHEVVQLVDSELDYDTDPETKRTIDLVAEVAFQCLQMERDLRPSIKEVVEILTCVRDGDCRAKSMKKKASQKEDAHLLMDDPQFSPDSVIHRFHSQSTNNSVASNASGL, from the exons ATGCCGCCGTTCcagcccctcctcctccttctgttTCTCTCTTCTTTTCTCCGGCTGCCGCCGCCGGCGGGTGCGGCATGCTCGCCCAAGAGATGCGGCGACCTGAACATCAGTTACCCGTTCTGGCTGGAGGAGAACGGCCAGACACCGTGCGGGTCCCCGTCCTTCCAGCTCAACTGCAACGGCAGTCAGGCTCTCCTCAGCCGGTCCATGTTCGGGGGCTACCAGGTCGTCCAGGTCTTCCCCGAGAACTCCTCCTTCGTCGCCGTCGACAACAACCTCCCGCTCGACGACGGCTGCCCCAAGTGGTGGTTCAACATCTCTGTTGGCATTGGGCTGGGTCCGTTCGTCATCAGCAAGAAGAACATGGAGCTGCTCGTACTCGACAACTGCACGGAGCAGCAGGTGACGCCGCCGGGGTTCAGCCGCACGCGTTGCGCCGACGAGTCCTTCTACCGCCTTGGCGGGGAGTACGGCACCCATCTTGACTATCGGGGGGATCTGCCCCCGGCCTGCCGTCTCTCCGTCGTGCCGGTTCTTGGTTTTCCGGGCGGCGACGGTTACGTCCCGAGCATGAGGCAAGGGTTCCTGCTTGAGTGGACGGTGCCGTCGGACGATTGCCCCAAGTGCGAGGCAAGCGGCGGACAGTGCAGGTATGCCAACGACGGCACCGGATTTTCCTGCCATTGCTCCGGCGACGTGTACCCTGAGAAGTGCG GGGACAGTGGAAAGACAAGTATAAAGTTCATAATAG TTGGAGCGGTAGCCGGTTTTGCTGCATTCTTGGCATTTGTCTTATTTGCTTTATACCAACGAAAGAAGAGCATACAAGCTGTAGCTTCAAATGAGTTCACGCGAAGTGGATCTTCAATGACGGCATACAGTAAAGACCTTGAGCTGGGTGGTTCACCTCATATTTTCTCTTTCGAGGAACTCGAAGTGGCTACTGATGGATTTAGTGCTTCAAGGGAGCTTGGTGATGGTGGCTTTGGAACTGTTTATAAAG GAAAACTCAAAGATGGGAGAGTAGTTGCAGTAAAACGCCTCTATAAGAACAACTACAGACGGGTTGAGCAGTTCCTGAACGAGGTAGATATCCTGTCCCGCCTGCTCCACCAAAACCTTGTCATCCTTTATGGCTGCACGTCTCGGATGAGTCGTGACCTTATCCTGGTGTACGAGTTCATCGCAAATGGGACGGTCGCGGACCATCTTCACGGATCCCTTTCGGCAAAACGAGGCCTCACATGGCCTCTGAGGTTGAACATTGCCATAGAAACGGCTGAAGCACTGACCTACCTCCATGCGGTCGAGATCATACATCGTGATGTCAAGACGACCAACATATTGCTTGACAACAACTTCCATGTCAAAGTTGCAGACTTTGGGTTGTCGCGCTTGTTCCCACTGGAGGTCACCCATGTCTCCACTGTTCCACAGGGCACACCGGGCTATGTCGACCCGGTGTACCACCAGTGCTACAAGCTGACCGACAAGAGTGATGTGTACAGTTTCGGTGTCGTGCTGGTGGAGCTGATATCCTCAAAGCCTGCTGTGGACATGAGCAGGAGCCACAGTGAGATCAACCTTGCCAACATGGCTCTCAACAGGATTCAGAACCATGAAGTCGTTCAGTTGGTTGATTCGGAGCTCGACTACGACACCGACCCCGAAACAAAGAGAACAATTGACCTAGTGgccgaggtggccttccagtgcctgCAGATGGAGAGGGATCTGAGGCCGTCGATCAAGGAGGTGGTGGAGATTCTGACTTGCGTCAGGGACGGAGACTGTCGGGCTAAGAGCATGAAGAAGAAGGCGTCTCAGAAAGAGGATGCGCACTTGCTCATGGATGACCCGCAGTTTTCGCCTGACTCGGTCATCCATAGATTCCATAGCCAGTCAACTAATAACTCGGTAGCATCGAATGCTAGCGGGTTATGA